The Haloarchaeobius sp. HME9146 genome includes a region encoding these proteins:
- a CDS encoding tetratricopeptide repeat protein: MQDDDVGDALELLDRRYRFLERIEEGPAHVRDLTDSLGVSRSTVNRGVRELSEAGWIRRTTEGYAVTTAGALVLNDHRNHRAALEAVQSNQGVFEPLPPETPLEPGILADATIDRSDEYRQYELIGKIHDLLGRAESFRALWPVANDDRSLTEVAAVADRGGEFAIAAEPELTARLRETKGVAEGVDAGTVTVEPHDSLPECLGVIDCVTDSDRRLMLVLYSPNGGIHAVVETETESARRWTDDLFRRYLGTGATVGVSPNGGADTFTAGGPETGDRPAPTLPKTLGESGFLALTPEYFDTRETLPPETMLRAGPGLPEVAAGMTLSREHVVDDERRDFVDHLVSSIEDGSDTVLLGLPGSGKSTCCKQAACRWWAADNGPVFYREGGRSSAIDDPSELAAELQATDGHALVVVEDAPRSDAMGIFTVIQELAGEADVSFLLDARRSEWADPDELLDARLEVFRQDEISTASVPPLDDRERDRFHAHAADLLPGSFPPREEFTTAMWDDDDDAEAGELLILSHRYGLFADPFDDGGAVTSLSQDVRHSYAAVSDDPDELVVAMFVNTCNAAGLPVTRDLVYALAVDPDGPALDTVDAALDRLDGQVLFGQENSHFRTVHDAWSTAFLDEVVSSLDQAVAHRRFARAVNALLALADDPARRERIRSLRQGDAPVLEQLEAAPETWAETVAERVFALGRETPGLAPLYGHGRHADLQFPDACQMQTVHSCLVARARMYSDAGDYDAAMAECEFLDEVASTVSDADMAALLRARANKIRSYVADRRGDFDDAWEYGLSSLEGFREAGDRQGEARALNGVGVVAWLRGEVDEAKARFEAALEIHDELTDLRGEADVRNNLGMIQRERGDLAGAVERFEESHELRHAIGARVQAIDSLINLGVTARDVGALDTALARFRQAIEESKTVGARERESHAHRALGNTYRRTGDYEKSRESLERARTMTRDQDNRYSEMLCLRGLAATARAAGRLDDATEHVTACLEMVEELGDERDEALALACRGGIAHDRGNEDDAIEDLSTAVDMLESLDRAPGLAETYRDYAAVCAATGAFSDAFEAFEAATDRYETVGATPYLRDTLEELVEVAEAAEDADRAETYRDRLAALDEE; encoded by the coding sequence GCGGATGCGACCATCGACAGGTCCGACGAGTACCGCCAGTACGAACTCATCGGAAAGATACACGACCTGCTCGGGCGGGCCGAATCGTTCCGGGCGCTCTGGCCGGTCGCCAACGACGACCGGTCACTGACCGAGGTCGCCGCGGTGGCCGACCGTGGCGGCGAGTTCGCCATCGCGGCCGAGCCCGAACTGACGGCCCGACTCCGGGAGACGAAAGGGGTGGCCGAAGGAGTGGACGCGGGCACGGTGACCGTCGAACCGCACGACTCCCTCCCCGAGTGTCTTGGTGTCATCGACTGTGTGACCGACAGCGACCGCCGCCTCATGCTCGTACTGTACTCTCCCAACGGTGGGATTCACGCGGTCGTCGAGACCGAGACCGAGTCGGCTCGCCGCTGGACTGACGACCTCTTCCGGCGGTACCTCGGAACGGGAGCCACGGTCGGTGTCTCCCCGAACGGTGGGGCGGACACGTTCACGGCGGGCGGGCCCGAGACCGGCGACCGACCGGCACCGACGCTGCCCAAGACGCTCGGCGAGAGTGGTTTTCTCGCACTGACCCCCGAGTACTTCGACACACGAGAGACGCTTCCGCCGGAGACGATGCTCCGCGCGGGGCCCGGCCTCCCAGAGGTCGCGGCTGGAATGACGCTGTCACGTGAGCACGTCGTCGACGACGAACGGCGGGACTTCGTCGACCACCTCGTGAGCTCCATCGAAGACGGGTCGGATACCGTCCTCCTCGGACTGCCGGGGAGCGGCAAGAGTACGTGCTGTAAGCAGGCCGCTTGCCGCTGGTGGGCGGCCGACAACGGCCCGGTGTTCTATCGTGAGGGCGGGCGGTCGTCGGCGATAGACGACCCATCAGAGCTGGCGGCCGAGCTCCAGGCGACCGACGGCCATGCGCTCGTGGTGGTCGAGGACGCCCCTCGAAGTGACGCGATGGGCATCTTCACCGTGATACAGGAACTCGCCGGGGAGGCCGACGTCTCGTTCCTGCTCGATGCGCGTCGGTCGGAGTGGGCCGACCCGGACGAACTCCTCGACGCCCGACTGGAGGTGTTCAGGCAGGACGAGATATCGACTGCCTCGGTGCCGCCGCTGGACGACAGGGAACGCGACCGATTCCACGCGCACGCCGCCGACCTGCTTCCGGGGTCGTTCCCGCCGCGAGAGGAGTTCACGACGGCGATGTGGGACGACGACGATGACGCCGAGGCGGGTGAGCTGCTCATTCTGTCGCACCGGTACGGCCTCTTCGCCGACCCGTTCGACGACGGGGGAGCCGTCACGTCGCTCTCGCAGGACGTCCGGCACTCCTACGCGGCTGTCTCGGACGACCCGGACGAACTCGTCGTCGCGATGTTCGTCAACACTTGTAACGCGGCCGGGCTGCCAGTCACGCGCGATCTGGTGTACGCACTCGCCGTCGACCCCGACGGGCCGGCGCTCGACACGGTCGATGCCGCACTCGACCGACTCGACGGACAGGTACTGTTCGGCCAGGAGAACAGCCACTTTCGGACGGTCCACGACGCCTGGTCGACCGCGTTCCTCGACGAGGTCGTCTCGTCCCTGGACCAGGCGGTCGCCCACCGCCGGTTCGCCCGGGCAGTCAACGCGCTTCTCGCACTGGCCGATGACCCGGCGCGCCGCGAGCGCATCCGGTCACTTCGGCAGGGGGACGCCCCCGTGCTCGAGCAACTCGAAGCCGCCCCCGAGACGTGGGCCGAAACCGTCGCCGAACGGGTGTTCGCACTCGGCCGCGAAACGCCCGGACTCGCCCCACTCTACGGCCACGGTCGCCACGCGGACCTCCAGTTCCCCGACGCCTGCCAGATGCAGACAGTCCATAGCTGTCTGGTCGCGCGGGCTCGGATGTACAGCGACGCGGGCGACTACGACGCGGCGATGGCCGAGTGCGAGTTCCTCGACGAGGTCGCTTCGACCGTCTCGGACGCGGACATGGCGGCGTTGCTCAGGGCCCGGGCGAACAAGATACGCAGCTACGTCGCGGACCGGCGCGGTGACTTCGACGACGCCTGGGAGTACGGACTCTCCAGCCTCGAGGGCTTCAGAGAAGCCGGCGACAGACAGGGCGAAGCGCGGGCCCTCAACGGGGTCGGCGTCGTCGCCTGGCTCCGTGGTGAGGTCGACGAGGCGAAGGCTCGCTTCGAGGCCGCCCTGGAGATTCACGACGAACTCACCGATCTGCGGGGCGAGGCGGACGTCCGGAACAATCTCGGGATGATCCAGCGCGAACGCGGCGACCTCGCTGGGGCGGTCGAGCGCTTCGAGGAGAGTCACGAACTCCGCCACGCCATCGGGGCACGGGTGCAGGCCATCGACAGTCTCATCAATCTCGGTGTGACCGCTCGCGACGTGGGGGCCCTCGACACGGCCCTGGCTCGCTTCAGGCAGGCCATCGAGGAGAGCAAGACCGTCGGTGCCCGCGAGCGCGAATCCCACGCGCACCGGGCGCTCGGGAACACCTACCGGCGCACCGGCGACTACGAGAAAAGCCGGGAATCGCTCGAACGGGCCCGCACCATGACCCGCGACCAGGACAACCGGTACTCGGAGATGCTCTGTCTCCGTGGGCTGGCCGCGACGGCGAGAGCGGCGGGTCGACTCGACGACGCAACCGAGCACGTCACTGCCTGCCTGGAGATGGTCGAGGAACTCGGTGACGAGCGCGACGAGGCACTCGCGCTGGCCTGCCGGGGCGGCATCGCCCACGACCGCGGAAACGAGGACGACGCCATCGAGGACCTCTCGACCGCCGTCGACATGCTCGAATCTCTCGACCGCGCTCCCGGGCTGGCCGAGACGTACCGGGACTACGCGGCGGTGTGTGCGGCGACCGGGGCGTTCTCGGATGCGTTCGAGGCGTTCGAAGCCGCTACCGACCGATACGAGACCGTCGGAGCGACGCCGTATCTCCGGGACACCCTCGAAGAACTGGTCGAGGTCGCCGAGGCGGCCGAGGATGCCGACCGAGCAGAGACGTACCGGGACCGGCTGGCAGCCCTCGATGAGGAGTAA
- the nikR gene encoding nickel-responsive transcriptional regulator NikR — protein MTVVSVSMPEELLDRIDEFAETHGYTGRSEVVREASRNLLGEFEDKKLEDRNLMGVVTVLFDYESSNVEHRMMQLRHEHEDLVASNVHNHVGDHYCMELFILEGSLAEISTFVGKIRATKNTLSVDYSVMPIDEVGSIA, from the coding sequence ATGACAGTCGTCAGCGTCTCGATGCCCGAGGAACTCCTCGACCGAATCGACGAGTTCGCAGAGACCCACGGGTACACCGGCCGGAGCGAGGTCGTTCGCGAGGCCTCGCGGAACCTCCTCGGTGAGTTCGAGGACAAGAAACTGGAAGACCGGAACCTCATGGGCGTGGTCACGGTGCTGTTCGACTACGAGTCCTCGAACGTCGAACACCGGATGATGCAGCTCCGCCACGAACACGAGGACCTCGTCGCCTCGAACGTCCACAACCACGTCGGCGACCACTACTGCATGGAGCTGTTCATCCTCGAAGGCTCGCTCGCAGAGATATCGACGTTCGTCGGGAAGATTCGCGCCACGAAGAACACCCTCTCGGTGGACTACTCGGTCATGCCCATCGACGAGGTCGGCAGTATCGCCTGA
- a CDS encoding TrmB family transcriptional regulator codes for MDRETLAEALEYADLTEYQAEAYLCLLDMGVSPAIEVGRESSVPVSQVYDVLRSLESKGYVETIDREKLYVRPCDPEASMANLEARGELLHDAAEEIRDRYRQPNRMDARVGVTKRGETAVENALDLIGDADTVVELAGTYEQLQHLFPALREAREEGVVVRASVYVDGEEMPPEDFDPTGALSELRACSIPGPFLVIVDRHRTCFAPNTRSDEDYGVMIYDRILPFVFHWYYLTCLWNLYPTVYADDPERVTYVTMEEFMCDCHFLWDAGYELRVVVDGVDIATESRRTVEGIVVGLSHFHDDQDLTRLALSDMGAYKSIAIATGDGTIEVGGWGAVFEDMEMRTISLVGIDPGKTPLRGR; via the coding sequence ATGGACCGTGAGACCCTGGCGGAGGCACTGGAATACGCCGACCTGACCGAGTATCAGGCAGAAGCGTACCTCTGTCTGCTCGACATGGGCGTCTCACCCGCCATCGAGGTCGGTCGTGAGAGTTCCGTTCCGGTCTCACAGGTGTACGACGTCCTCCGGAGCCTGGAGTCGAAGGGCTACGTCGAGACCATCGACCGAGAGAAACTCTACGTCCGTCCCTGCGACCCGGAGGCGTCGATGGCGAACCTCGAAGCCCGCGGGGAGCTCCTCCACGATGCCGCCGAGGAGATCCGCGACCGGTACCGGCAGCCGAACCGGATGGACGCAAGGGTCGGCGTGACCAAGCGCGGCGAGACCGCCGTCGAGAACGCACTCGACCTCATCGGCGACGCCGACACCGTCGTCGAACTCGCCGGGACGTACGAGCAGCTCCAGCACCTCTTCCCCGCGCTTCGGGAGGCGCGTGAGGAAGGGGTCGTTGTCCGTGCATCCGTCTACGTCGACGGTGAGGAGATGCCGCCGGAGGACTTCGACCCGACGGGGGCGCTCTCGGAACTCCGGGCGTGCAGCATCCCCGGGCCGTTCCTCGTCATCGTCGACCGCCACCGCACCTGCTTCGCACCCAACACGCGGTCGGACGAGGACTACGGCGTCATGATCTACGACCGCATCCTCCCGTTCGTGTTCCACTGGTACTACCTCACCTGTCTCTGGAACCTCTACCCGACGGTGTACGCCGACGACCCGGAACGGGTCACCTACGTCACCATGGAGGAGTTCATGTGCGACTGCCACTTCCTGTGGGACGCGGGCTACGAGTTGCGCGTCGTCGTCGACGGCGTCGACATCGCCACGGAGTCGCGACGGACCGTCGAAGGCATCGTGGTGGGGCTCTCGCACTTCCACGACGACCAGGACCTCACCCGGCTGGCGCTCTCCGACATGGGGGCTTACAAGAGCATCGCCATCGCGACGGGCGACGGGACCATCGAGGTCGGTGGCTGGGGCGCGGTGTTCGAGGACATGGAGATGCGGACCATCTCACTGGTCGGTATCGACCCCGGCAAGACGCCGTTGCGCGGCCGCTAG
- a CDS encoding ATP-binding protein: MSETRQITIGETMDESTVSVPVVELLTGRGFVTGKSGSGKSNTASVIAEELLEAGYPLLIVDTDGEYYGLKEEYELLHAGADEECDIQIAPEHAERMAHLALEENVPIILDVSGYLDDSVANELILETTKHLFAKEKKLKKPFLLVVEEVHEYIPEGGGMDETGKMLIKVGKRGRKHGLGIMGISQRPADVKKDFITQANWMVWHRLTWENDTKVVGRILGNEYEKRVTDLNAGQAFMMSDWAEADIRTIQFRRKRTFDAGATPGLDDFERPELKSVSDALVEDLSDITEEKAERENRIIELENELEKKEQKISTLEDELDRARDISSAAKQMADAIAGNTGIEAPGEQTTLDDATQDDKPDEEKTNAEIEAERNTLRKRVRELESELERLEARNETLREENQELHEDGEEADIVQDQRDRIAFLEMALEQLQRRFSQPSNTSEDTEVEDEPDLVDLVKTDPVEGRVEDAIHEAECNATYTWDTIAVLGEKAPMTVTQIEPLVETDGQRIQSALTELRKRDVVRRDEKGRYELDRRSMERLIADRREQERMAAVKEQTRQN; encoded by the coding sequence ATGAGCGAGACGAGACAGATAACAATCGGCGAGACGATGGACGAGTCGACCGTGTCGGTACCGGTCGTAGAACTGCTGACTGGACGGGGATTCGTCACCGGGAAGTCCGGGTCCGGGAAGTCGAACACCGCGAGCGTCATCGCCGAGGAACTCCTCGAGGCGGGCTACCCCCTGCTCATCGTCGACACCGACGGCGAATACTACGGGCTCAAGGAGGAGTACGAACTCCTACACGCGGGCGCTGACGAGGAGTGCGACATCCAGATCGCACCCGAGCACGCCGAGCGCATGGCACACCTCGCGCTCGAAGAGAACGTGCCCATCATCCTCGACGTGTCGGGCTATCTCGACGACAGCGTCGCGAACGAACTCATCCTCGAAACCACCAAACACCTCTTCGCCAAAGAGAAGAAGCTCAAGAAGCCGTTTCTCCTCGTTGTGGAAGAGGTCCACGAGTACATCCCGGAGGGTGGCGGGATGGACGAGACGGGCAAGATGCTCATCAAGGTCGGCAAGCGCGGGCGCAAGCACGGCCTCGGCATCATGGGCATCAGCCAGCGCCCGGCCGACGTCAAGAAGGACTTCATCACACAGGCGAACTGGATGGTCTGGCATCGCCTCACCTGGGAGAACGACACGAAGGTCGTCGGCCGCATCCTCGGGAACGAGTACGAGAAACGCGTCACGGACCTGAACGCCGGGCAGGCGTTCATGATGTCCGACTGGGCCGAGGCCGACATCCGGACCATCCAGTTCCGGCGCAAGCGAACCTTCGACGCCGGGGCGACACCCGGCCTCGACGACTTCGAACGCCCGGAGCTCAAGTCGGTGAGTGACGCGCTGGTCGAGGACCTCTCGGACATCACCGAGGAGAAGGCCGAGCGCGAGAACCGCATCATCGAACTCGAGAACGAACTCGAGAAGAAAGAACAGAAGATATCGACGCTGGAGGACGAACTCGACCGGGCGCGGGACATCTCCTCGGCGGCGAAGCAGATGGCCGACGCCATCGCTGGCAACACCGGCATCGAAGCGCCGGGCGAGCAGACGACGCTGGACGACGCGACCCAGGACGACAAGCCCGACGAGGAGAAGACGAACGCGGAGATAGAGGCCGAGCGCAACACGCTCAGGAAGCGAGTACGCGAACTCGAATCGGAACTCGAACGACTCGAAGCCCGGAACGAGACTTTGCGCGAGGAGAACCAGGAACTCCACGAGGACGGCGAGGAGGCAGACATCGTCCAGGACCAGCGCGACCGCATCGCGTTCCTGGAGATGGCGCTCGAACAGCTCCAGCGGCGGTTCTCACAGCCATCGAACACCAGCGAGGACACCGAGGTGGAGGACGAACCGGACCTCGTCGACCTCGTCAAGACCGACCCCGTCGAGGGCCGCGTCGAGGACGCCATCCACGAGGCCGAGTGCAACGCGACGTACACCTGGGACACCATCGCCGTGCTGGGCGAGAAAGCACCCATGACGGTCACGCAGATCGAGCCGCTCGTGGAGACGGACGGCCAACGCATCCAGAGCGCGCTGACGGAACTCCGGAAGCGTGACGTGGTGCGCCGGGACGAGAAGGGTCGCTACGAACTGGACCGCCGGTCGATGGAACGACTCATCGCCGACCGACGCGAGCAGGAGCGGATGGCAGCAGTGAAAGAGCAGACGCGACAGAACTGA
- a CDS encoding glycoside hydrolase family 3 N-terminal domain-containing protein: MTTHDSQITQTQEGETEARVETLLDEMTIREKAAQLAGTYVGTMGETRTVEDAEEMVRDHGLGFVTPFGYGASPHRDSTEVVEIANELQRVAREESRLGIPILIPVDAIHGNAYVEDTTIFPHNLGVAAARDRDLSEQVGAVTATEVAATGSSLTYGPTCDVGRDPRWGRTFETFGESPYLVGELAAAKVRGIHDAPVDVAAMAKHFPAYGEPERGEDTAPVDRSLSSLYRDFIPSFEKVIDEGVEGIMPSYNSINGEPSHGSRRWLTDVLRDEFGFDGYVASDWNGINMLHDDHRVATTSKDAIHQSFDAGVDVHSLGEVDHIEHIADLVESGVITEDAVDESVRRVLELKAELGLFEDPFVDPTESADTLGKPTHQQVSLEAARKSMTLLKNDDDRLPFDADTDEILVTGPNADSLVNQVGGWSLKEEHELSGATIRDGIEELSSAETTVNYERGSGTDEPGDIDAAVEAAESSDAAVVVLGENWYIHEFGPQDVTGPTEDFPNRAELTLPDAQRELLEAVLETGTPTALVLVTGRPLAIPWAAENVDAILQAYYPGAQGGRAVAETLFGENNPAGKLPISVPRSESQLPVRHNHLPNPTPIGEGEHLPSYDPLFAFGHGLSYTEFEYGELSVSDDTLAEGESVSVSVTLENTGDRAGDEVVQLFAGRDYSTVVTPVKELVGFERVTLEPGEETTVTFEVTTETFDVVHPDGASRFEPGKVSLWCESTETSLEVVEQN; encoded by the coding sequence ATGACGACCCACGATTCACAGATAACGCAAACGCAGGAAGGAGAGACCGAAGCGCGCGTCGAGACGCTTCTCGACGAGATGACGATTCGAGAGAAGGCCGCCCAGCTCGCCGGCACCTACGTCGGCACCATGGGCGAGACACGGACCGTCGAAGACGCCGAAGAGATGGTCCGCGACCACGGTCTCGGCTTCGTGACCCCCTTCGGGTACGGCGCGTCCCCACACCGGGACTCCACCGAGGTCGTCGAGATCGCGAACGAACTCCAGCGCGTCGCCCGGGAGGAGTCCCGTCTCGGGATTCCCATCCTCATCCCCGTCGACGCCATCCACGGGAACGCCTACGTGGAAGATACGACCATCTTCCCGCACAACCTCGGCGTCGCGGCGGCCCGTGACCGAGATCTCAGCGAACAGGTCGGGGCCGTCACGGCGACCGAGGTCGCGGCGACCGGGTCGAGCCTGACCTACGGCCCGACCTGTGACGTCGGCCGCGACCCCCGCTGGGGTCGGACGTTCGAGACCTTCGGCGAGTCGCCGTACCTCGTCGGAGAGCTCGCCGCGGCGAAGGTCCGCGGCATCCACGACGCACCCGTCGACGTGGCCGCCATGGCGAAGCACTTCCCGGCCTACGGTGAGCCCGAACGCGGCGAGGACACCGCACCGGTCGACCGCTCGCTGTCGTCGCTCTACCGCGACTTCATCCCGTCGTTCGAGAAGGTCATCGACGAGGGCGTCGAGGGCATCATGCCCAGCTACAACTCCATCAACGGCGAGCCGTCACACGGCTCCCGTCGCTGGCTGACCGACGTGCTCCGGGACGAGTTCGGCTTCGACGGCTACGTCGCCTCCGACTGGAACGGCATCAACATGCTCCACGACGACCACCGGGTCGCGACGACGAGCAAGGACGCCATCCACCAGTCGTTCGACGCGGGCGTCGACGTCCACTCACTCGGCGAGGTCGACCACATCGAGCACATCGCGGACCTCGTCGAATCCGGTGTCATCACCGAGGACGCGGTCGACGAATCGGTCCGTCGCGTGCTCGAACTCAAGGCAGAACTCGGTCTGTTCGAAGACCCCTTCGTCGACCCGACCGAGTCCGCCGATACCCTCGGCAAGCCCACCCACCAGCAGGTGTCGCTCGAGGCTGCCCGCAAGTCGATGACGCTGCTGAAGAACGACGACGACCGGCTCCCGTTCGACGCCGACACCGACGAGATACTCGTCACCGGCCCGAACGCCGACTCGCTGGTCAACCAGGTCGGCGGCTGGAGCCTGAAAGAGGAGCACGAACTCAGCGGCGCGACCATCCGCGACGGTATCGAGGAGCTCTCGTCCGCCGAGACGACGGTCAACTACGAGCGTGGCTCCGGGACGGACGAACCGGGCGACATCGACGCAGCCGTCGAGGCCGCCGAGTCTTCCGACGCCGCCGTCGTCGTCCTCGGGGAGAACTGGTACATCCACGAGTTCGGTCCGCAGGACGTCACCGGCCCGACCGAGGACTTCCCGAACCGCGCCGAGCTCACCCTGCCCGACGCGCAGCGCGAACTCCTCGAAGCCGTCCTCGAGACCGGGACGCCGACCGCCCTCGTGCTCGTCACTGGGCGGCCCCTGGCGATTCCGTGGGCGGCCGAGAACGTCGACGCCATCCTGCAGGCGTACTATCCGGGCGCCCAGGGTGGCCGGGCCGTCGCCGAGACGCTGTTCGGCGAGAACAACCCGGCCGGGAAGCTCCCGATATCGGTCCCGCGCTCGGAGAGCCAGCTCCCGGTACGACACAACCACCTGCCGAACCCGACGCCGATCGGCGAAGGCGAGCATCTCCCGTCGTACGACCCGCTGTTCGCGTTCGGCCACGGCCTCTCGTACACGGAGTTCGAGTACGGCGAGCTCTCGGTCTCCGACGACACCCTCGCGGAGGGCGAGTCGGTGTCCGTCTCGGTGACGCTCGAGAACACGGGTGACCGGGCGGGTGACGAGGTCGTCCAGCTGTTCGCCGGCCGGGACTACTCCACGGTCGTCACGCCGGTGAAGGAGCTCGTCGGCTTCGAGCGGGTGACGCTCGAACCCGGCGAGGAGACCACCGTGACGTTCGAGGTGACCACCGAGACCTTCGACGTGGTCCACCCCGACGGCGCGAGTCGGTTCGAGCCAGGGAAGGTCTCCCTCTGGTGTGAATCCACGGAGACGTCGCTGGAGGTGGTCGAGCAGAACTGA